One window of the Thermoanaerobaculia bacterium genome contains the following:
- a CDS encoding MBL fold metallo-hydrolase, translating to MIHFSFLGTSGAWALPRPRCTCPQCLSPDPRDSRTRSSILLDRRVLIDCGTDFSIQWARAGHPILSDVLLTHGHHDHILGLRDLCPDYADLSWGRVRVWALSDTLDTVRKVHGDLPLEYCEVIPGRAVRIAGYDIEFLEVEHSPRTPTSGILMDGSVFYAPDICCLPRPTASRIRGIDLLVTDGSSPDRSLPNHWPMNEAVQRADELGIERLVFTHVGHSGQTMGDLQAMLQRPTHHIAWDGLSISSGK from the coding sequence ATGATCCACTTTTCTTTCCTGGGAACATCGGGAGCCTGGGCCCTTCCCCGGCCCCGTTGTACATGTCCTCAGTGCCTCTCCCCTGATCCCAGGGATTCCCGGACGAGATCCTCTATCCTTCTCGATCGAAGAGTTCTCATCGATTGCGGAACCGACTTTTCCATCCAATGGGCTCGCGCAGGACACCCGATCCTGTCGGATGTCCTGCTGACCCACGGTCACCATGATCATATTCTCGGGCTGAGAGATCTATGTCCTGACTATGCCGATCTTTCATGGGGACGGGTTCGGGTATGGGCCCTGTCGGATACGCTGGACACCGTGCGGAAGGTTCATGGAGATCTTCCCCTTGAATACTGTGAGGTGATACCCGGACGTGCGGTCCGGATTGCAGGTTATGACATTGAATTTCTGGAAGTTGAACATTCTCCTCGAACACCCACCTCGGGAATCCTCATGGATGGATCGGTGTTCTATGCTCCCGATATTTGCTGCCTTCCCCGGCCCACCGCTTCCCGGATCCGGGGGATTGACCTTCTTGTGACCGACGGATCCTCACCCGATCGTTCTCTGCCCAATCATTGGCCGATGAACGAAGCGGTTCAACGGGCAGACGAGCTGGGGATTGAGAGGTTGGTCTTTACCCATGTGGGTCATTCCGGACAGACGATGGGAGATCTGCAGGCCATGCTTCAGCGGCCCACCCACCACATCGCATGGGACGGGCTTTCCATTTCGTCAGGCAAATAA
- a CDS encoding MBL fold metallo-hydrolase, with protein MFGVVPRTMWSREEPPDPLNRIRLHCNCLLISRENDHVLVETGMGFSWTEKQRHRFAIDSGSLEQSLEDLNLQVSSITHVVNTHLHFDHAGGNFINLNGESVPRYPRASYYVQEREWTHGLNPTWKDRASYRSEDFEKLELRGQLVRLEGASEIIPGIRVLSVGGHSPGMQLVEVRDGSERAVFLADLIPTRHHVRLPWLMAYDSYPITTLQVKENLLPELAEDGSLVVLYHDNRFPMGHIRREGNDSFQFIYLPIFNPEN; from the coding sequence ATGTTCGGAGTCGTTCCCCGAACGATGTGGTCCCGTGAAGAACCGCCTGACCCTTTGAATCGCATCCGTCTTCATTGTAACTGTCTCCTGATTTCGAGGGAGAATGACCATGTTCTGGTGGAAACCGGAATGGGATTTTCATGGACAGAGAAGCAGCGCCATCGGTTCGCCATTGACTCTGGTTCCCTCGAGCAGTCGCTGGAAGATCTAAACCTTCAGGTTTCATCCATCACCCATGTGGTGAATACGCATCTCCATTTCGATCATGCCGGGGGTAACTTTATCAATCTGAACGGCGAAAGTGTTCCCCGGTATCCCCGTGCTTCATACTATGTTCAGGAAAGGGAATGGACTCACGGTTTGAATCCGACATGGAAGGACCGTGCAAGCTATCGAAGCGAAGATTTTGAAAAACTTGAACTCCGGGGACAGCTGGTACGGCTGGAGGGTGCATCGGAGATCATTCCCGGAATCCGTGTCCTCTCTGTCGGCGGGCACAGCCCCGGTATGCAGCTGGTTGAAGTCAGGGACGGCAGCGAACGGGCTGTCTTTCTTGCAGATCTGATCCCGACCCGCCACCACGTGCGCCTTCCATGGCTTATGGCCTATGACAGCTATCCCATAACGACACTCCAGGTCAAGGAGAACCTCCTTCCCGAACTTGCAGAAGATGGCAGCCTTGTGGTTCTTTACCATGATAATCGTTTCCCTATGGGCCATATCCGGCGGGAGGGTAACGATTCATTTCAATTCATTTATTTGCCGATTTTCAATCCGGAAAACTGA
- a CDS encoding TIGR04442 family protein gives MIRSVSYHGHVHEDVAFFATITGPDIHRRFFLQQMEGEVCFFSDMNHLRMTAEGIEYNGNGGAFNAYMFGTQIPPEDMFTEDVTNRLVFYGAFQDEETDEIYFTTRTSGKESYERIFLNGHAVSNYFFFVADHDAGRSVVERQEMTLKCIGKLLKRSADVGQEHDVDLMRELRESLQEQGTDIFLFRFVHLPNRAYQKLCRQIYSEYRGFPPEIMERYSEVSDRVDSYQQERIKIDIIYHNPDNARIIREYRQTLMQGRRKGALDASLQARLQRLRTIALRQNVPSTIFDTLEDILFSGKTTLKTVEEPPYLSKTREVLEGFLIESGPFTHEVAEEELIALLKAKQISVEQHNNAFEEILLDVGRLIDERVAQTEDFQLLESFGNVVTYLDRFDATAALINRLAFMDNVEIEDSNIRSLVNNRRIFNDLKSQLFDELFIEPLFSNPYLPRYGRRKLELVQQGLIRISDNEMTLQELVHLISEVTTEERFFSVVLQIARERIKHVYAGLSTQHGLEAFVKEIRREVVRQQLGEEISDRLILEAIHHLQMESLYLGEILPEMMETGKIELRKDFLHNSGLDLFTVEELEQNYLQMENVDPARFSRLLSAAQVA, from the coding sequence ATGATCCGTTCGGTTTCCTACCACGGTCACGTTCACGAGGACGTTGCTTTTTTCGCTACGATTACGGGGCCTGACATCCATCGCAGGTTCTTCCTTCAGCAGATGGAAGGCGAAGTCTGTTTTTTTTCAGATATGAATCACCTGCGTATGACGGCGGAAGGGATAGAGTACAACGGAAATGGGGGCGCGTTTAACGCCTATATGTTCGGGACACAGATTCCTCCTGAAGACATGTTCACCGAGGATGTCACAAACCGGCTTGTCTTTTACGGCGCGTTCCAGGATGAAGAAACCGATGAAATCTACTTTACGACCCGAACTTCCGGGAAGGAAAGTTACGAGCGCATCTTTCTCAACGGTCATGCGGTAAGTAATTACTTCTTCTTTGTTGCTGACCACGATGCAGGGCGATCCGTTGTGGAACGACAGGAGATGACGCTCAAATGTATAGGGAAATTGCTGAAACGCAGTGCCGATGTCGGCCAGGAGCACGATGTCGACCTGATGCGGGAGCTGAGGGAATCGCTGCAGGAACAGGGTACGGATATTTTTCTTTTTCGTTTTGTCCACCTTCCCAATCGAGCCTATCAGAAGCTCTGTCGACAGATTTACTCGGAATACCGGGGTTTTCCGCCGGAAATTATGGAACGATATTCAGAGGTGTCGGATCGGGTCGATTCGTATCAGCAGGAGCGAATCAAGATTGATATTATCTATCACAATCCGGATAACGCTCGAATCATTCGTGAGTATCGTCAGACGCTCATGCAGGGTCGTCGAAAAGGAGCGCTGGATGCTTCCCTCCAGGCTCGCCTCCAGAGGTTGAGAACGATCGCACTCCGGCAGAACGTACCGTCCACGATTTTCGACACCCTGGAAGATATTCTCTTCTCGGGAAAGACCACATTGAAGACAGTGGAAGAGCCTCCCTATCTCAGTAAGACCCGGGAAGTTCTGGAGGGTTTCCTGATCGAAAGCGGCCCCTTTACCCACGAGGTGGCCGAAGAAGAACTTATCGCGCTTTTAAAAGCAAAGCAGATTTCCGTTGAACAGCATAACAATGCCTTCGAAGAAATTCTGCTGGATGTCGGACGTCTCATTGACGAACGTGTGGCGCAAACCGAAGATTTCCAGCTGCTGGAATCTTTTGGAAATGTTGTGACCTATCTGGACCGTTTTGATGCCACGGCCGCACTGATCAACCGTCTGGCCTTTATGGATAACGTCGAAATTGAAGACTCCAATATCCGGTCCCTCGTGAATAACCGGAGAATCTTCAATGATCTGAAATCCCAGCTTTTTGATGAGCTCTTTATCGAGCCTCTTTTCAGTAACCCCTATCTTCCCCGGTATGGCCGGCGCAAACTGGAGCTTGTTCAGCAGGGTCTGATTCGGATTTCCGATAATGAAATGACACTGCAGGAACTGGTCCATCTCATTTCCGAAGTAACCACGGAAGAACGCTTTTTCAGTGTCGTTCTTCAGATTGCCCGGGAGCGTATCAAGCACGTATATGCCGGCCTCTCGACACAGCATGGCCTTGAAGCCTTCGTGAAGGAAATCCGCAGGGAAGTGGTACGCCAGCAGCTGGGAGAGGAAATATCTGACCGTCTGATCCTCGAAGCAATTCACCATCTCCAGATGGAATCCCTCTACCTGGGTGAAATCCTGCCGGAGATGATGGAAACCGGTAAGATCGAATTGCGGAAAGATTTTCTCCATAACAGCGGGCTGGATCTCTTCACCGTCGAGGAGCTGGAGCAGAATTATCTGCAGATGGAAAATGTCGATCCTGCCAGGTTCTCCAGGCTTCTTTCCGCCGCCCAGGTGGCATGA
- a CDS encoding POTRA domain-containing protein produces MKHLPVLILIFLSSIIRADDLPVIREISLIRNPIFDPDDPVERRWPYRLANSLHITTKEGFIRSALLFREGDLYDPLLLEAAERRLRNTGFFNPVSITAVPLPDGNVRVEVRTRETWTLNPGASFSSYSGNNSISFEVEESNFLGWGKKVIARWENSVEQERGSIHYEDPVFLSDRNHLTVGLWKTSDGEGHQLFYHRPFMTRKQGASFRAGFLNSDDRVLLYWKGEEALEFILHRDWAVVEGMIRLWGQGDRVLRGGGGFSSLETSSSTWEDHGGDHPFVLDRPRKDRLGFFSLEYMRQRYLKTQGLYAFQHDEDTLLGPRARFGFGFSEGGRMWIYSDAEIGWGTPRHQILGKGVLNREMGGDRRTFYLAGFQAAHQWSTSSTSIMAVRMDGYLHPAGMEVLYLDAEEGLRGIPFRNQAGTRRAQLTFQHKVLLFTNVLHLMNIGAAGFADIGKIWGLERNFDEAEIQRTIGVGLRIESLRSGFATLARLDLGYDLKDGGWEISITTDEWFDWRVGGYLPDEMESPSHAMWWVGR; encoded by the coding sequence GTGAAGCACCTTCCCGTTCTCATCCTGATATTCCTTTCCTCCATCATCCGGGCGGATGATCTCCCCGTAATCCGCGAAATCTCTCTGATAAGGAATCCCATATTCGATCCCGACGACCCGGTGGAGAGGAGATGGCCCTATCGCCTCGCCAACTCACTTCACATCACCACAAAGGAGGGATTTATCCGCTCTGCCCTTCTTTTCAGAGAGGGAGATCTTTACGATCCGCTTCTCCTTGAAGCAGCCGAGCGCAGGCTCCGGAATACGGGCTTTTTCAATCCCGTGTCGATCACGGCGGTTCCCCTCCCCGATGGAAATGTCCGTGTCGAGGTTCGGACAAGGGAAACATGGACTCTCAACCCGGGTGCCAGCTTCTCCAGTTACAGCGGGAACAATTCCATCAGTTTCGAGGTGGAGGAATCAAACTTCCTGGGCTGGGGAAAGAAGGTGATTGCCCGGTGGGAAAATTCGGTGGAACAGGAGCGTGGATCCATCCACTATGAGGATCCCGTCTTTCTGAGCGATCGAAACCACCTCACCGTGGGATTGTGGAAGACCAGCGACGGGGAAGGACATCAACTCTTCTACCATAGACCGTTTATGACCCGGAAACAGGGTGCTTCATTCAGGGCCGGGTTTTTGAACAGTGATGATCGCGTTCTCCTGTACTGGAAAGGAGAGGAAGCCCTGGAATTCATCCTTCACAGGGACTGGGCCGTTGTAGAAGGAATGATCCGCCTCTGGGGTCAGGGGGACAGGGTTCTGCGGGGTGGGGGCGGATTCAGCAGTCTCGAAACTTCTTCCTCAACCTGGGAAGACCACGGGGGTGACCATCCCTTTGTCCTGGATCGACCCAGAAAGGATCGGCTCGGTTTCTTCTCCCTGGAGTACATGCGGCAGCGATATCTGAAAACCCAGGGGCTCTATGCCTTCCAGCACGATGAAGACACCCTTCTCGGTCCCAGGGCCCGTTTTGGTTTCGGATTTTCCGAAGGCGGCCGAATGTGGATCTACTCCGATGCTGAAATCGGCTGGGGTACTCCCAGGCATCAAATCCTGGGAAAGGGGGTCCTGAACCGCGAAATGGGAGGCGACCGGAGGACCTTTTATCTGGCAGGATTCCAGGCAGCGCACCAGTGGTCAACCTCCTCCACTTCGATCATGGCGGTCCGGATGGATGGATACCTTCACCCTGCGGGAATGGAGGTCCTGTACCTTGATGCCGAGGAAGGGCTGCGGGGCATACCGTTCCGGAACCAGGCCGGTACACGCCGGGCACAATTGACTTTCCAGCACAAGGTGCTGCTTTTCACGAATGTGCTTCACCTCATGAACATTGGAGCCGCCGGATTTGCGGATATCGGCAAGATCTGGGGTCTGGAAAGAAACTTCGACGAAGCAGAGATTCAGCGAACCATTGGCGTAGGCTTGAGGATTGAAAGCCTTCGCTCCGGATTCGCAACCCTTGCCCGGCTCGATCTTGGTTATGATTTAAAAGATGGCGGCTGGGAAATATCCATCACCACCGATGAGTGGTTCGACTGGCGCGTCGGGGGTTATTTGCCTGACGAAATGGAAAGCCCGTCCCATGCGATGTGGTGGGTGGGCCGCTGA